The DNA sequence TTCAGAGTGGCCGGTTTCCCCTCCCACGAGAACATGATGACATTGATCTCTATAGAGCGCACCGAGCCGGTGCGGTCGATGATACGGAAGGTGTAGGTGCTCGGCAGCGTTTTTCCGGCAAGGCGCTGTTCATGCCGCTCGAGCACCATCGAGCGGTCGTCCGGATGAATCAGCTGCTCCATCTGCATACCGGCAACCGATTCCGGCGTGAGGCCGAATATCTCGAGGCCGAACGGGTTCATAAATCTGATTTTGCCCTCCTGGGCGACAACGATGGCGATTCTGGCATGGTCGACAAGCTGACGGTATTTAGCCTCGCCCTCCCGCAGAATTGTCTGAAGCCGGTTTTCGGAGATGTCCCTGATAGATTCGATAGCGCCTCCGGGATTGCCGTTGTCATCGACCAGCCGGGCAGCCTTTACCCAGAGAATCCTCTCCTTTCCGCCTGGCCGGGATATTATGGTTTCTGCTTCGATACCATTCCCGTTATGCCTAATCTCATCATACAGTGCGATTCCTTCTTCGGGCCTGGTGACCATGTCGATGAGAACCGGGCGGCGGGTTCCATAAAAGGGAAGGGCATATTCAAAATCGCCCTTCCCGATCATCTCTTCGGAAAGGATGCCCGTCATCGTCTCCATGGCGCGGTTCCATGCAACAACTCTGCCGTCGGTATCGATGGCGAATGTGGCATCCGGCAGGTGTTCGATGATGGTGCGGAGCAGATTCCCGCTCTGCGGCAGGGATCGCCCGGTATGACAGCCGTTCACAAGCTGCCTGATGGAGTTGCGGAGTTCGGCAAATAGTGCTCCCGGTTCTCCGCCTTTCCTGAGATAGAAATCGACACCGGCGTTCAGCGCATCGATGACGATGCCCTCCTGCCCTCCGCCGGTGACGATGATGAACGGGATCTCACTCCCCCGCTCCCGTACCGTGCGAAACAGCTCGATGCCGTTCATGCCGGGCAGGCAGAAACCGGAGACCATGACATCCGGTTTCCCCCCCGGGAAAAGACGCAGTGCCTCCTCGCCGGAAAACGCCGTCACAAGCCTGATGTCGGGATCCCTTCCAAGATACCGGCGTGCGTCATCAAGCAGGGATGAATCACCGTCGACCATGAGCACGGTTATCATGAGGATCCCGTGTGCCATATTGTACGGCAGGAAAAATAAAAGTGTATCATGGATCAAAATCCCGTGTCCCGTTCGTCGTCAGCGTGAGAAGGCGCCCTGCGCACCAGCCAGCCGGAGGAAGCGTTCGACCACCCAGTCGTTGCGTACTTCCGGGTGAAACATAACCCCGTATACGGGGCGGGAAGGGTGGCGGACAGCCTGGATGCAGCAGTCCGAATCGGCAAGGACGGTGAGAATGCCGGGAGAGTCGACTGCGGACCCGTGCACTTCATAGGCAGGGATTGTGCGGGGCTCTCCCAGCAGGCTGTCAGCCGCCACAATACGGATGTCGGTCATGCCGATCTCGCACCGGGAGGTGATAGTCCCGCCGAAACTGCGGACGATCATCTGCATGCCGGCGCAGATGCCTAGCACAGGGCAGGGACAGCCGGGAATCCATGAAAATGCATCTTCGTCGTTCAGGTAATTCGTGTCGGCGAGTGCCGTTCCGCAGAGAATCACCGCATCGGCGCGAGCGATCTGTTCCGGGGTTGTGATCCGTGTATAATGAAGCACCCGCACCGAGTGCCCTGCGCCGGTGACAATCCGCGCGATTGGGTCGACGAATTCGGATTGGCTTAAGGAATCCTGTTTATAGCAGAGATCCACCAGCAGAATCATTTCCTTACCACCCGTGCCTCGTCGATCAGGTACCGGCCGTGGTGGTTGCGGTAGGTCGTATGTGATCGCGAGACATCGATGCGCGAATGGAAAAACGGTGCGTCAAGAACGAATGTCTCCAGTTCGCCCCCTTCTCCGGTCAGCGTGATTCGCCACCTGCCGGCGATGGATTTCAGTTCACGAAGCATTTCCCTGTCGATTGTGCGGCCCAGCCATGTCTCGTCGAAGGGCGCTGAGAAGACACCGGCAATAATCACCTCAAATCCCGCTCCGATCAGCTCTTCCATGTAGGACTCCTGGTCGGCGTGCCAGAGGGGATTGAAGCACCAGAGGCCGAGCTCATGGCAGATCCGCTGGATTCGAGTCGCCTGGTAGACGGAGAGGATCGCGCCGGTCACAATCCCCTCTATGCCGTAGAGCTCCGCTGCATGGCGGATCGCTGTTGTGAGATCTCCCAGTTCGGTCTCCTCCTCGCCTGCAGTTTCCACCTCCACGAGGGGGAGTCCCGCCGCTTGAGCCTGTAGTGCGGTTCTGCGGATGTTCGGGGTGTGGAACATGTAGCTCTCGTCGTTTCGCGAGATGATCGTGATCAGGCAGACGACCTCCTCCTTCTGCATCGCCTTCCAGCATGCAAACAACGAATCCTTTCCTCCGGAACACAGGACACCGAGTTTCATGTGCATATTTTCCTTTGGCACGGGGGTCACCGTCCCTGAGCCTGGTGTGTCCTCTCCCGGGCGATGGCGATAAAGTTTTTCAGGATAATCCGGGCATGGCGGGCATATTCCTCTTCGTATTGTGTAAAATCGGCGATCAGCCTGTCACGATCCAGCGCCGAGAGATCCGGATCCTCGTCCGCCCAGCGTACAATCATGCCGTGTGTCATTTCGAGATGCCCCTGGATGCCGTATGCGTATGTGCCTGCTTTTATCAGCTGAATCCTGCAGAGGTCACCGGTTGCAAGGACGGTGATGCCCCGGGCCGGTACAATCGTATCACCGTGGAGCTGGAACACGGGAATTGATGTGGGAAGGCCGTCACAGAGCGGATCCCTCCCGCCGTCGGCTGTCAGTGTGAAGCAGAAGAGTCTTCCCACGCGATCGCGCACCCCGATCTCGGGATACGGGCTTTTCGCCACCTTTCCTCCGGCGGTCAGTCCGAGAACCTGCATGCCGAGGCAGATCCCGAAGAACGGGATTCCTTCCCGGAGAATGCCTGCGACAGCCTCCCGTTCCCGCCGCATTTTTGCCGTATCATCGGTGGCACTGTCCGATCCGCCGAGGAGGAATACCATATCGTACGTTTCCGGGGCGGGGAACGGATCTCCGGCATCGAGATCGATCACATCCCATGCTATCCCTGCGTCCGTGAGCACGCTTTCGATGAGGCCCCCTCCTTCCCGGATTGCATTCTTGATGATGACGGCTCTCACAGGGATGAGAGTAGGGTGCGGATCGGCATTGAATTTTGCCTCGCTTCCGGGAGTTTTTTGCCGGATTCCTTAAATGATGGTGCGCCCTATCCCCTGATCGATGCTGCCCGACTCGTTTCCGTGCGATCTGATTTCCTGGGACTCCTCGTATCATCTTGCAAAAAAACTTGCCGCCCGTATCAGGGAGTCAGGATACCGTCCTGATCTGGTGATTGCCATCGGCCGTGGCGGTTTCGTCCCCGCCCGGGTCGTATGCGATTTTCTGCTCCATGAAAAGCTGACCAGCATAAAAATTGAGCACTGGGGGAGTGCCGCACAGATAAAGGAGAAGGCGATGGTCATGTTTCCACTCTCCATCGATGTGCGGGGCTTGCGGCTGCTTGTCGTCGATGATGTGACCGATACGGGGGAGACGCTGGACGCAGCCGTCCGGTACCTGGACTCCTGTAATCCCGGCGAAATCCGCACCGCCGTGCTTCAGCACAAGGACACATCGGCATTTATTCCTGATTTTTTTGCGGAACGGGTGTGCGAGTGGCGGTGGATCATCTACCCCTGGGCGGCATACGAGGATGTAAGCGGATTTGCCGGGCGGGTGCTCTCTTCCGTTCCCCTGTCTGATGCGGACGTTCGGAGAGCCCTGCTTGCACGCTTCGGCATTGCCGTCAGCGACGGTGATCTGGGGGCGATTCTGTCTGACATGATCGAATCCGGCAAAGCGGAACGGACAGAAGCGGGATGCCGGCGACCGGACCCCCCTTCGGCCTGATGCTATTCCGTGGAAATTTCCCGTGCAATCGAACAAAAATACATCTTTTCTCCGAATCCGACGAAGGTGCGCGACACCTCCACGGGAAAGATGCGCCCATCCTTCTTTCGGTGTACTGACCGGGTCCGTTCTTTTCTGCCGGGCACGGCGTCCCTCCACATGCGATCCCACGCGGCCCGAGACAGTGAAGGATTGATTGAAAAAACGGTTGTCTCCTGAAACTCCGCCGGTGTGTACCCGAGCAGTTCGCCGGCAGTCATGTTCGCCCTGTACACCGCTCCGTCACGATCGAAGATGAGGATCGAATCGGATGCATGGTTGAATGCGAACCGGGTAAAGGTAAGCTCACGCTCCACCTCATCCTTCTCTGCAATGACCTGCAGGAGGTTCATGTTTGCCTCCTGCATCTCCTGTATCCGCTCGCTCACGAGGGATTCGAGATCTGCCCGGTACCGGGTAAGCTCCGCTTCCATCTGGCGGACGGCGGTCGTGTCCCGCCCGATGCAATGATATTCGGCAGGGGTGCTGCTCCCCGTGAAAATACCCCGGAAGATCCACTCTTCGCGGCAGACCTCGCCGTCGCTCCGTATGGTTCTCACCTCGAGGGTCTGCACGGGAGTTTCCGGCGTGACTGCGGCAAGGGCCTCCCGCAGACGCATCCGGTCGGCGGGAGATAGTACCGGGGTAAACCGAAACCCGGTGAGTTCTTCATGCGTCTTGCCGGCCCGCCTGCAGAATGCGTCGCCAGCATGGGAGATTGTCATGTCGGGGCGGAGGTGGATAATCCACTCGGTCGTGTCGGCAACGAGCGCCTCGTACCGCTTCTGCCACCGTGCCGCCCGCTCCGCCATATCGTGCTCGGGGGTCTCGTTCTGAAGGATGAGGGCGCAGCCCTCCCGTCCCGTATCGAAGACGACCGGAATGAGATGGACAAGCAGATCGCACTGTGCTCCCGCGAGCACGGCCTGCAGCCGGACCGTCCCCTTCGTCCCGTAGATGGTGTCGTGGTACATTTCCGCGAGGCGCCTGTCCTTAAAGAGCGGGACGGGGAGGTCGGCGGCAGGTTCGCCATAGAGGACATCGAGCGGACAGCCGAAGAGGGCAAGGGCGGCGGCATTGACCATCACCACTTCGGTCCTCCTGTTCAGGATGACGACCGGAAACGGCGTGAAGTCAAGCAGGGACGATACTGCCATCCGGTGGGCAGGGAAATAGTTCTTCGCGGTCCCGATCTGCTTCCGGTCCACGTCCCCGCGGAGTTGCAGGATGTCGAGGTATTTTGCTGTGGTGTTGCGATGCTGGCCGAGCATCCGGGCGATTTCTGAAATGCTCAGCCCCTTCGGGAATTTCCGGAGCAGCTCCCTGATTTCTGTGAGGGGATGCGCTGTCATATGCACTGCATATATGTTGTGCAGAGGGAACATTTATCATTATTTATCATGATGGTTATGATTAAATGCATAACAGATGTGCATCACCGGTAAAAAGTAACATGATTAATCGTGTTGGAGGAAACTCATGGCCGAATCGTTTGATGTGAAACTGGAAGACACCGAATACACTCCCGACTCCTCGTACCGGAAAGAATCCTGGATCGGGGATTACCAGACTGCATATCAGCGGTTTCTGGACGATCCCGAAACTTTCTGGGCTGACATCGCCGGAGAACTGGAGTGGTTCCGCCCCTGGGATCGCGTGAAGGACTGGAAGCACCCCTACGCACAGTGGTTCGTAAACGGAAAGCTCAATATCACCTACAACTGCCTCGACCGGCATGTCAACAGCGCGAACCGGAACAAGGTGGCCCTCATCTGGCGCGGTGAGGAGGATGGCGACGAACGGCTCCTTACCTACCGGCAGTTGTACCGTGCGGTGCTGCGCTTCGGAAACGCCCTGAAAAAGCTCGGTGTGAAGAAAGGAGATACGATCTGCCTCTATATGCCGCTTGTTCCGGAGCAGGTCATCGCCATCCTTGCCTGTGCCCGCATCGGTGCGGTGCACAGCATCGTCTACGGGGGCTTCGGGGCCTCGGCGCTCAATGCCCGGATCCGTGATGCCAAGGCAAAGATCGTGATCACCGCAGATGTCGGCAACCGGCGCGGAAAGAGGGTCCCCCTGAAATCGATCGTGGATGAGGCGGTGGTGAATGCGCCGTCGGTCGAGCGCATTATCGTCCTCCGGCGGACGAAACCGCAACTCGAGCTGTACTCGGAGATGGAACTCGATTTCCATGAAATTATGGAAGATGTCGAACCGGTCTGCGAACCTGAGGTCATGGATTCCGAGGATCCCCTGTTCATCCTGTACACCAGCGGCACGACGGGTCCTCCGAAGGGCATCCTGCATACATGCGGCGGCTACATGGTCGGGACATATTATACGACAAAATACGTATTCGACCTCAAGGAGCACGACGTGCACTGGTGTACGGCGGATCCCGGATGGATCACCGGCCACAGTTACATCGTTTACGGGCCTCTCGCGGCCGGTGCGACCGTGCTTATCACCGAGTCCGTCCTGGACTATCCCGATCCGGGTGTCTGGTGGCGCATCATCGAGGATTTCGGCGTGACCATCTTCTACACGGCGCCGACCGCGATCCGGATGTTCATGAAATTCGGTGATGAGTGGCCGTCCCGGCACAACCTCGATTCGCTCCGCATCATCGGTTCGGTCGGCGAACCGCTCAATCCCGAGGCGTTCGAGTGGTACTACCGCATGATCGGTAAATCCGCCTGTCCGGTGATTGACACATGGTGGCAGACCGAGACGGGCATGGTGATGGTGACGACGCTCGTCGGCGAGACGATGAAGCCCGGGTTCGCGGGAAAACCCATTCCCGGTGTTGTCGCGGATGTCGTCGACAAAGAGGGCAATCCCGTGCCCCCGAAAATCGGAGGGCTTCTCGTGATCAAGGAACCATGGCCCGCCATGATGCGGACCGTCCACAACAACGACGAGCGGTACCGGGAGTACTGGAACACTATCAACACCTACTATACTGCCGGTGATCTGGCCGTGAAAGACGAAGAAGGCTACATCATGGTGCTCGGGAGGGCGGACGACATCATCATCGTCGCGGGCCATAACCTCGGCACGGCTGAAGTCGAAAGCGCCCTCGTCTCCCATGAAGCGGTCGCGGAGGCGGCGGTCATCGGCAAGCCCGACGTCGTGAAAGGTCAGGCGGTCAAGGCGTTCGTCATCCTGAAACTGGGATACTCGCCCTCGGAAAAACTCAAATCCGACCTCACGTACCACGTTCGGATGAGTCTCGGGCCGATTGCCATGCCCTCGGAAATAGACTTCGTACCGTCGCTCCCGAAAACACGAAGCGGGAAGATCATGCGGCGGGTCCTGAAAGCGCAGGAGATGGGCTTCGATCCCGGGGATATCTCCACGCTCGAGGAGTAATCCCTCCTCAACCCCTTTTCATCAGACAGCGTGAATCCGTGCATGAACGGCGGGGCGGTTATACCTTCTTCCGGATGGATTGCCGCGCTGCGTCTCCCCCGTTTCATACTGATCCGGTACGGGGGCGGGATCCGCAACAGCGAAATATTCGGCAGAAATCTCTACGTCCTCACGTGAAAACAGCTGTACCCCAGAAGGATACTCTCCGTCCCGACGAACTATTTTCGGCTCCATGATGCATCACCTGCAATGCCTCCGGTTGTATGCCGTTTCAACCGGAAGAGTGTTATGCATCATGGCATCATGTTGTGGTACATCTCGTTTCGACGCCATGAGTCGACGTCTGTGTCGTCCACGGGATGTCTATGTCGTTTCTATCCCGTGCACCCGTTGTGTCATGGCTGACATGTACGTCGAACATGTGTGTGCCATGAAGGGGGTGTCAAGGCCTCTCGCCGGTGGTGCCTCTGACTGCCCTCTCTCATGGCTGTATCCGTCAGGGGATTTCCCTCCTGAGGCGTACCCCCCTATGCGCGTATAGTATAAATAATTTACCTGCTTTTTCCGCTCCCTTATTGCATCCGTCGTGTTAATATTCCCTGCGCGCATACCGTTTCGTACTGTTCCGGCATCAGGCCGGTGCGGAAGGGGAGGTTCGTGAATGCACAGGACGCTCGCATGGGAGCCCATTGATATCGGGCAACGCATCCTGTTGTTGCAGCAGGGAATCGCGCGGTATCTGTCCTCTCTCCCGGAAAACCGGATGCATGATCGCGGCAAGGCATCCCGGTGGCTCGATATGCTTGATGACACTGCCTCTGCGATTGCTGCCGTCAGATCCGTGGTAATTCCCGCTATCGAGACGGATCTCGGGTACCCGCTGACCCGGCCCGACCTTGTCATCCTCGCGATGTTTCAACCCAGCACGCGCAACCTGTTTGAGGAGATCAGGGTACATTTCCGGGAGGCGGGGGACTGCACGCTCACTACGGAGGAGCTCGAGCAGATGGCCGGGCTGTCCGATGCAGCGGCAACACTTGCCTGGATTGGGGATGCAGCGCTGAAGATCGGAGTTCTACCGGAGATCTGGAGTCCCGACATCCGGAAAGCCGGTTCACTGACGGAAGAGAGGCAGCGGTACGAGAGCAATGCGAACATGGCGCGCCTCTCCGATCGGTGGGCGCTCTACCGGCACAGCATCAGGTTCGGACATGAGGAGCCGGAGGCAGACCGCGATCATCTGAAAGGGACGCTGGTTGAATCGATCCTCGGCATCATTTTTCTCGAGGGGGGCCTGAAGCGGGTGGGGGAGGCCGCCCGTCTTCTGCGACCGGGTGAGGAGACCTGACCGGACAGGTAACTGCATCCGGAATAAAAAGCGAATCGGCTTAAGCGGGCATTTCCAACTCTACGGAGAGGTGAGGATTACAATGAAGGTTATAGGAATAAATGCGAGCCCGCGGGGCGTTGCGAGCAACACGGGAAAACTGGTGGAAGCGGTTCTTGAAGGTGCCCGGGAGGCGGGGGCTGAGGTGGAGTTCGTGGATCTCTGTGCCCTGCAGATCGACTACTGCGACGCATGCGGAGCATGCTATGCAACGGGTGAATGCCCGCATATCGACGATATGGCAGATATGCTGGATCGTCTTGCCGGGGCGGACGGCATCGTGCTGGGGTCCCCCAACTATATCAACTCGGTAACGGCCCAGATGAAGACATTTTTCGATCGGCTCGCGGATGGCATTCACTGCCAGCTGCTGACGGGAAAATACGGCTGTTCAGTCTGCACTGCAGGCGGATCCCGTGCCGAAGAGGTCACCACGTACATGAACGAGACGCTCTTCCTGATGGGTGCCACGATTGTCGGCGGTCTCGGTGAGCTCATGCTGGGGCAGCCCGATGTACCCGACGATACGGTTGCCGAGGCACGGAAGCTCGGCGGCATACTTACCGGGGCGATCCGGACGAACCGGAAAGATACCGAGCAGGAGACGGCCCGCGAAGCCATGCGCGAGCATTTCCGGCAGCTTGTCACGTCCCGGAAGGACGAGTGGGCGCATGATTACGAACACTGGAGCGGGATGGGCTGGCTCTGAGCCCGGGTATGGTCAGGAGCCTTGCGGCTCCTCCTGATACAGGCGGGCACGTGACGCCTCGAGGAGGAGTGGGGATCGGCCCATGAATTCAGCCGCGGAGACGATCCCGCCGCCTGTTCCATCCGCGGTATCCCGGAGCCAGGCCAGCCCGTCGAAAGAGCGCAGGAGGTGGTGGTCGAGGATAAGGGTGCGGGCAAAGCAGAGCAGCCTGCGGGCGCGTGCAGCCGCATCCTCGCATTCCTCCGGACGTATGGCGGTACGGTAGAGGGGCGGACCCGATGCGAGCACGATTGTCGGGCGCCACCGGCAGATCAGGTCGATCGACTCGTCGTTCATCAGCTGGATGTCCGAGGCGTGGACAAACCGCTCGTCACCCTCCGTGATGCAGGTCATCATCACAGCTCCGCCCCTGCCGCCTGAGGTACCATGGGGCACGGAAGGCGAACAGCGGAGGGTGTCATCGCCGTGCCCCTCTGCCGGCCGTGCGGCGGCAGGCCCCCAGGAGCGCACGAGGTCATCACGCCGGATACGTGACCGCCGGGAGATGCCTTCCGGGCCTTTGCACCAGAAGCGCACATCCGGCCGGAGAGAGATGTCGGCAATCGCGATCTGGGAGATGTCGGGGTGCGCGAGCGGGACATGATCCCCATGGTAATGGCTGACAACGATATCCGTCGCGCAGTCCGCCGCGTTGCAAATCGCCGACCTGATGCTCCTCGCCGCCTCCTGTTCGCGCGGATGCGGCGGCAGGCCGGACCGGTGCGGCCCGAGAGCGACGCCGGGATCAATCAGAATCCGCCGCCTTCCACTCTCCACAAAACATGCCGCCGACCGTGCCCCGAGGGATTCGGCACCGAGGCAGATGATACGCACGTCTTACAACACCTTTTCTTCGCAGAAGACCGGAAGGGTGACGCCCGTCCGTTCGTCGAGTTCGCGGACGGCGTTGATTCCCACAAGTTCGGTGATGATCGCCTCCACCACGAGATAGGTGCGTGCCGTTTCTCTGATGCACCCGGTCCGGGTCTCCCTGCCCCGTCCGGTTGCGGCGTGGAGGTGAATGGCCGGCCCCTGCACGCCGGGGTATACAGTTCCGAATCCGAGCAGTTCCGAACCGCCGGCTATCTCTTCCCGCATCGGTACGGGAGGCAGAACCGGCTCGCGCGGGCCGGTGACCATCATACCCCCCCGGAGCGCACCGATGATCTGGATGACGGCCGCAGATACCCCTGTTTCGACAAGGAAATCGCCGAGCACTTCAAGCATATCCTCTCCGTCGTCGATTCTCAGGACAAACACCCTGCCTGCCCTGCCCTCTGCATACTGCATATGTGTCACCGGTTGTTTTTTCACGCTTATAGATACCGCGGCAGGGAATGGTCAGGAGATCTTTTTTGGGAAATGGCGTCCAATAAGACAGATAGTCACATGAGATATGCCCATGACCCTCTTCCATCCGTCCATGACGCCCGAGGAAAAAATTGATGTCTTCAACTCGTGTGAATTCGCAGTAACGAACGGCATGCGAATCGAGAAGGCAGGGGAGAACGGGATCAGCGTGACCATGGATCCTGCCGGAAAGCTCAATCCGAACGGTACGATCCATGGCGGTGCAATCTTCTCCCTTGCCGACCAGGCGTTCGGGATCGCCGCGAATCTCGAGTCCGTCCCGGAAGTAGCCGTGTCCGCCTCGATCCAGTATCTGGCGCCGGCAACGGGAACACTTACGGCGGTTGCCGTGAAAGTGGAGGATTCGCCCGGCACATCGCTCTTCCGCGTCGAGGTCCTGGAGGGGTCGAGGCTCATTGCGGTATTTCACGGTACCGGGTTTAAAATTCGCAAAAAATGAGTGCGGATTTGTAATCCGTGAAAGATTAATTACTCATTGGAAAGAAACGGAACTACTGATAGCCGTCCGGGGATGATGGAGATGAAGCTGTCCGAATGCAAAAAGCACTACTGCGTGGAAACACAGCGTGCGGTCGCGCCCGAGGATACTCTCGCCCGGGCGGAGGCGGTGCTGCCGCGTGCGGGGATTACCCGGGTCGCAGATATCACGAACCTGGACAGGATCGGGATTCCGGTATTCTCGAGTATCCGTCCGACCGCTGAGAACGGCGCTATCTCCGTCTACAATGGAAAAGGGGCAACTCCTGTCGAAGCACGGGTCTCGGCAGTGATGGAGGGCATCGAGCGCTTCTCCGGGGAGCTGCATGATCATGCAATCATCCACGCACGCTACGGGGAGATTGTCCGGGAGCGATCCGTACTCGATCCCTCTGATCTCATCCTCCCTCCCGGCGCAGATCCGAACGCGACCCTGCCGTGGGTCAAGGGCTGGGATATCCTTCGGGACGAGGAGATACTCGTGCCCGCCCACGCCGTTTTTCATCCCCTGAATCATGAAAGCCGGCTGTTCCGGACAAATACAAACGGCCTCGCATCCGGAAATACCCGGGAAGAGGCGGTCTTTCACGCACTCATGGAAGTGATCGAGCGTGACGCATGGTCGCTTGTCGAGGCGACCCGGAATACCGGGCCGCTTGTAACGGGGATTTCCGGGGGCCTCGGTGCCGACCTGCTGCACCGTTTCACCGACGCGTCGGTGGACGTAGTCATCAAGGATATTACGAGCGACATCGGCATCCCGACAATCGCTGCGGTGGCGGACGACGTGCTCCTCAGGGATCCCTCCCTCCTGACCATCGGGATGGGAAGCCACACAAATGCGGGCATCGCGCTCCTCCGGGCCCTTACGGAGGTGGCGCAGAGCAGGCTGACGCAGATTCACGGCGCCCGGGAGGATGCAACCGAGGCCTCTTTCAGGAAACAGCTCGGATACGAACGCACGAAACGGATGAACCGGTACTGGTTCAACGGCAGCGGTGAAGTCAGGTTCGATGAGATCTCCTCCTTTGACAGCGACGACTTTCTCACCGACATCAGGCACGTTGTCAGCGCACTCGGCCGTGCGGGGCTTCACCGCGTCATCGCGGTGGACCTGACACGGGAAGAGATCGGCATTCCGGTGGTCCGCGTTATCGTCCCCGGGCTCGAAGTCTATGCTGTTGACAAGGACCGGATGGGGGAGCGGTGCAGGAATGCACGAAGTCGTCGTATTTCTCGGCCCGAGCCTTGATCCTGTCCGTGCGCGTGCGATACTCCGCGCCCGCTACTGTCCTCCCGTGAAACGCGGCGACGTCACGCGGGCGGTGGCGGAGGGCGCCCGGATAATCGGGATTATCGACGGCGTTTTCTTCCAGGACTGCTCGGTCGGCCATCGCGAGATCCTTGCCGCACTCCGGGCGGGTGTATCGGTTGTCGGTGCATCGAGCATGGGGGCACTCCGTGCTGCAGAGCTCGACAGCCTCGGCATGGAGGGGGTTGGTGCGGTCTATGAAGCGTACCGGAGCGGCGAACTGGTCGCGGATGATGAAGTGGCGCTGATCTTCGATCCGGAGACGTACAAGCCCCTCTCCGAACCGCTCGTCAATATCAGGAGCACGCTT is a window from the Methanoculleus sp. SDB genome containing:
- a CDS encoding phosphoribosyltransferase, with protein sequence MLPDSFPCDLISWDSSYHLAKKLAARIRESGYRPDLVIAIGRGGFVPARVVCDFLLHEKLTSIKIEHWGSAAQIKEKAMVMFPLSIDVRGLRLLVVDDVTDTGETLDAAVRYLDSCNPGEIRTAVLQHKDTSAFIPDFFAERVCEWRWIIYPWAAYEDVSGFAGRVLSSVPLSDADVRRALLARFGIAVSDGDLGAILSDMIESGKAERTEAGCRRPDPPSA
- a CDS encoding histidine kinase; its protein translation is MTAHPLTEIRELLRKFPKGLSISEIARMLGQHRNTTAKYLDILQLRGDVDRKQIGTAKNYFPAHRMAVSSLLDFTPFPVVILNRRTEVVMVNAAALALFGCPLDVLYGEPAADLPVPLFKDRRLAEMYHDTIYGTKGTVRLQAVLAGAQCDLLVHLIPVVFDTGREGCALILQNETPEHDMAERAARWQKRYEALVADTTEWIIHLRPDMTISHAGDAFCRRAGKTHEELTGFRFTPVLSPADRMRLREALAAVTPETPVQTLEVRTIRSDGEVCREEWIFRGIFTGSSTPAEYHCIGRDTTAVRQMEAELTRYRADLESLVSERIQEMQEANMNLLQVIAEKDEVERELTFTRFAFNHASDSILIFDRDGAVYRANMTAGELLGYTPAEFQETTVFSINPSLSRAAWDRMWRDAVPGRKERTRSVHRKKDGRIFPVEVSRTFVGFGEKMYFCSIAREISTE
- a CDS encoding 3-hydroxypropionyl-CoA synthetase — translated: MAESFDVKLEDTEYTPDSSYRKESWIGDYQTAYQRFLDDPETFWADIAGELEWFRPWDRVKDWKHPYAQWFVNGKLNITYNCLDRHVNSANRNKVALIWRGEEDGDERLLTYRQLYRAVLRFGNALKKLGVKKGDTICLYMPLVPEQVIAILACARIGAVHSIVYGGFGASALNARIRDAKAKIVITADVGNRRGKRVPLKSIVDEAVVNAPSVERIIVLRRTKPQLELYSEMELDFHEIMEDVEPVCEPEVMDSEDPLFILYTSGTTGPPKGILHTCGGYMVGTYYTTKYVFDLKEHDVHWCTADPGWITGHSYIVYGPLAAGATVLITESVLDYPDPGVWWRIIEDFGVTIFYTAPTAIRMFMKFGDEWPSRHNLDSLRIIGSVGEPLNPEAFEWYYRMIGKSACPVIDTWWQTETGMVMVTTLVGETMKPGFAGKPIPGVVADVVDKEGNPVPPKIGGLLVIKEPWPAMMRTVHNNDERYREYWNTINTYYTAGDLAVKDEEGYIMVLGRADDIIIVAGHNLGTAEVESALVSHEAVAEAAVIGKPDVVKGQAVKAFVILKLGYSPSEKLKSDLTYHVRMSLGPIAMPSEIDFVPSLPKTRSGKIMRRVLKAQEMGFDPGDISTLEE
- a CDS encoding iron-sulfur protein; this translates as MKVIGINASPRGVASNTGKLVEAVLEGAREAGAEVEFVDLCALQIDYCDACGACYATGECPHIDDMADMLDRLAGADGIVLGSPNYINSVTAQMKTFFDRLADGIHCQLLTGKYGCSVCTAGGSRAEEVTTYMNETLFLMGATIVGGLGELMLGQPDVPDDTVAEARKLGGILTGAIRTNRKDTEQETAREAMREHFRQLVTSRKDEWAHDYEHWSGMGWL
- a CDS encoding DNA-binding protein → MQYAEGRAGRVFVLRIDDGEDMLEVLGDFLVETGVSAAVIQIIGALRGGMMVTGPREPVLPPVPMREEIAGGSELLGFGTVYPGVQGPAIHLHAATGRGRETRTGCIRETARTYLVVEAIITELVGINAVRELDERTGVTLPVFCEEKVL